The following proteins come from a genomic window of Paenibacillus spongiae:
- a CDS encoding sugar transferase, with product MKRLIDLSAAILLLILLSPVMLITVILVRIKLGKPVLFKQERPGLNGKPFILLKFRSMTDAKDGDGVLLSDYLRLTSFGVFLRKYSLDELPQLLNVLKGEISLVGPRPLLMEYLPLYSTEQAKRHRVKPGITGWAQVNGRNAITWEEKFKLDVWYAEHQSLRLDLRILLLTFMRIVRPAGISNANHATMPPFRGNDRHYDA from the coding sequence ATGAAAAGGCTAATTGATCTGTCAGCCGCCATTCTACTGCTCATCCTGCTATCGCCCGTGATGCTGATAACGGTCATCTTAGTCCGCATCAAGCTCGGAAAACCCGTCCTGTTCAAGCAGGAGCGTCCGGGGCTTAACGGAAAGCCGTTCATCCTATTGAAGTTTCGTTCCATGACAGACGCCAAAGACGGTGACGGCGTGCTGTTATCCGACTATTTGCGGCTAACGAGCTTCGGCGTCTTCCTGAGGAAATACAGCTTGGATGAACTGCCGCAGCTCCTTAATGTATTGAAGGGCGAGATTAGCCTCGTCGGACCGAGGCCGCTCTTGATGGAGTATCTTCCCTTGTATTCGACCGAGCAAGCCAAGCGCCATCGTGTCAAGCCAGGCATAACCGGCTGGGCGCAGGTAAACGGACGAAATGCGATTACGTGGGAAGAGAAGTTCAAGCTGGATGTCTGGTATGCCGAGCATCAAAGCTTGCGGCTTGATTTGCGAATACTGCTGTTAACGTTCATGAGAATTGTGCGTCCGGCAGGAATCAGCAATGCGAACCATGCGACGATGCCGCCTTTTCGCGGGAACGACCGTCATTACGATGCTTGA
- a CDS encoding acetyltransferase, whose protein sequence is MDRIVVIGSGGHAKVVIDSLEQSKQYTIIGLIDDNKTPGTHVYGYEVLGGLNYIQDHRSQIDGGIIAIGDNCVRSSIAARIMNIQPQFRFITSVHPSASIARGVTIGEGTVIMAGAVINSDTHIGKHCILNTKSSVDHDSSVGDFVSLAPNATTGGQVSIGRYSVLSLGASVIHGITIGEHSVIGAGSTVLSSIDSYVVAYGTPTRVVRTRERGERYL, encoded by the coding sequence ATGGATAGAATCGTTGTAATAGGTTCCGGCGGTCATGCCAAAGTCGTGATCGATAGCTTAGAACAATCGAAGCAGTATACGATTATCGGATTAATCGATGACAATAAGACGCCCGGAACACATGTTTACGGCTACGAAGTTCTAGGAGGACTGAATTATATCCAAGACCACCGCAGTCAGATCGACGGCGGCATCATCGCGATTGGGGATAACTGTGTCCGCTCTTCAATAGCAGCGCGAATCATGAATATTCAACCGCAATTTCGTTTTATTACAAGCGTTCACCCTTCAGCATCGATTGCACGCGGTGTCACCATCGGAGAAGGAACGGTCATTATGGCTGGCGCCGTTATTAACAGCGATACCCATATTGGCAAGCATTGCATCTTAAACACGAAGTCTTCAGTCGACCATGATAGCAGCGTTGGCGACTTTGTGTCGCTTGCTCCAAATGCGACGACCGGCGGTCAGGTTAGTATCGGCCGGTATTCCGTTCTTTCGCTCGGAGCCTCTGTGATCCACGGTATAACGATTGGAGAACATTCCGTTATTGGTGCCGGCTCTACCGTACTGTCCTCCATCGACTCCTACGTCGTAGCCTATGGAACGCCAACCAGAGTTGTTCGCACACGAGAGCGCGGCGAGCGCTACCTGTAG